GTTAGCGGCTAGTTCAGTATTCCCGATGCTTTCAGTTTCCGTAGCAACGTCTGAGGTGGTCGACCGATCCCAGCTGCCGCGTTTTACAGCACGGTTAGTACTTGCTGAGGCCGGCGCTTCGGTAGGGTCTTGAAGAATAGTAACTTTGGATTCACTATCATCATTCCATTGTTGCAAATGCGAGCAAACCGACTGTAAAGTCACTCCACCTCGCAAAGGATCCTCAGAAAAGGTCGAGGATTTATCGGTAATCTTTGGAATTTTGGCCGGTGGAGCCAGATCTGGAACAAATACCGCACTGCTTGTTGGTTCAAATGTGTTGTTAACTTCCGATTGTTGTTCCTTTTCGTTAGCGGCTTCGTTCTCGCCGTCACCCATACTAATATGATCTTCATCGTCATCTCCATTTTGATCATCGTCGACGTTTTCTCTCTCGTTTTGTTTCCTCTGGTTCAAAATTTCTTCCGCTTTTTGTACTGACAAAACGAACTCTTGTTTCAGTATGAGGTCGACGAGTTCCCTTGCCTCTTTTTGGGTTTTACATCTGGCTGCTACATCGATAAATGTGTCACCTTGCTCATTCTTTTGTTGCAAAATGGTTTTCAGCCAGTCAAGAGGCAGTGACtcactgtttttgtttaaaatttctttcagCTTAACCAGTGTCCTCTTCAAATACATTAGGAAGGGAGCCGTTGAGCTTTCGTCTCCTTGGGCACACAGGTGCAGGACTGTGTTACTGTTGCTACCTTCTTGAACTAAGAGTAGGTATGGATCACGTTTTAACAACAACTCGAGTATGTTGACAAAGATGTTGGATATTTTGTTCGGATCTTTGCTCTTGACTCCCTCGTGAAGACATCGCACCATAGAAAATACCACTGTTTCATTGGACATGCCCTGTGTATTGCCTTTTCTTAAGCTAACGCGGTCTTCGGTCAAAAGCCACTGGACGGCCTTAGCCTTTCCAAGCGTAGCTACCCAATGCAGTAATGGGAGACGAAAATTAGGATTCGGATCTTTCAAGGGCTCGTCGATGTCATTGTTTAAACTGATTACATGCTCCTTCCATGCATCCAAGCTTGCTCGGT
The sequence above is a segment of the Porites lutea chromosome 3, jaPorLute2.1, whole genome shotgun sequence genome. Coding sequences within it:
- the LOC140930140 gene encoding uncharacterized protein, with protein sequence MDSSSKLPPAEDNAQGGEKKKKDKQATNCTPFCEENCEFQGQHNDLIMSLINLNESDRASLDAWKEHVISLNNDIDEPLKDPNPNFRLPLLHWVATLGKAKAVQWLLTEDRVSLRKGNTQGMSNETVVFSMVRCLHEGVKSKDPNKISNIFVNILELLLKRDPYLLLVQEGSNSNTVLHLCAQGDESSTAPFLMYLKRTLVKLKEILNKNSESLPLDWLKTILQQKNEQGDTFIDVAARCKTQKEARELVDLILKQEFVLSVQKAEEILNQRKQNERENVDDDQNGDDDEDHISMGDGENEAANEKEQQSEVNNTFEPTSSAVFVPDLAPPAKIPKITDKSSTFSEDPLRGGVTLQSVCSHLQQWNDDSESKVTILQDPTEAPASASTNRAVKRGSWDRSTTSDVATETESIGNTELAANVKASVEKLIQKTEQDLLKERNELEKAESEHRKMESEIKELQDEKEKKEKEIERGKETVKDLEQQLDNCKQFLEKLRYN